Part of the Centroberyx gerrardi isolate f3 chromosome 11, fCenGer3.hap1.cur.20231027, whole genome shotgun sequence genome is shown below.
GCAGCCAtgatgtgtgtattgtgtttgtgtgtttgtgtgcgtgcgtgtgtgtgtgtgtgtgtacatgtgccaTTAGCCATTGATCTTATCTGCCTCTGAATGTACTTTGACCATTGATTTAATCCCCGGGGTCACCCGGGGATCCTTATGTAGATGGTCACATAAACgaatacagtcacacacacacacacacgcacacataaatatacacgCACTCCATTTACAGACTCGGTAACCTAAGTAATTATTCACTAAGATATAGGTAGTGCTATCTCATCCTTAGGTTAATAAACAACCCAGCCTGGACAATAATATTGATTTAATCTGCGATACTTAATCTTTAACTCCCCGTGAATGACACAGATTCAAGTATAGGTTTGACATTTATATCAGTTGTAATAATAGCAAGGCAAAAGTCACCTTCAGCCTTTCTCTGTGGCAAAGTCTGTACGATCAAACAGATCTCTACCTTTAATATGAGAGGGCACAAGCAGAGCGATCAGCTTACCCGTTACAGCTGAAAAggcttcaggtgtgtgtgtgtgtgtgtgtgtgtgtgcgtagggtTAGTGAGTGGTCAATTGTGCAATCTCACACATGCTTCTTCCCCAGCTGTGTCGCAATTGCTGCTAACCTTTGATCTGTCTGCACCATACACACTTAAGGGATTTTGTGAGAGCAAGCTAAGAAGCTGTCAAAGATTGAATATAGGGTTACTAAATATACAATCTGGTGACGCTTAAAGTGTGTGTTATGGGTTATGGCAGAAACACAGGGAAATAAAAATCtgtgtaataataaaataataatagcagtaAGAATAATAAGAAGCTATCCACTGCCTGATAATAATCTTTAtcattttaactttattttcatGTAGCCTACTTATCATAGTAAAGTTACAAAGTGGTTgacaaaaaatatgtttatgaaaccACAGAACAGTAAAATCCACTATTTATATTATGCAAATGCATCAACAAAGTATTAGCAAGCGTGAACTATAGGCATGACAGCTGGCTCTGTGCATGCAAACTCAATCATAAATCACAGATAAAATAACATCACAAGGCTTATAAAATGAGTAGAGTACACAACACtgcagagcaaaaaaaaacaaaaaataaaagacacctGCTATGAATTGTAAAATGAGATTAGAGAGGACACAATGTGTTCAATGTGTTCACAATCTTCTGACATCACTACATAAATATCACTACATAAAGAAGAAGTCATCTCTACccataaaccttttttttttcttttttttttttttacacattctgATTACAAAGTTACCTGACAGTGTGCTTGCCTCAAAAGTGATGGTCATCTTTGAAGTCAATATTCAGTGGTCATAATTTGTGGGTCTCTTAGCAGCAGCTGAAGGTATCTTTTTCTGTAGATTTGTCAATGCCTCTCTCTAGTGGGTGAGAACGGGAGTGCTGTTTATTAgaaacatacacgcacacacacacacacacacatatcagtaTGTTTGTCCACCTGACCCTTGTGCTCCCCATCTGTCTCCAAGTGCTGCATCCGCTGGTCTCCTGCTCCTTTGCTCTTTAGTTCTGCACTTGAGGCTGATCCTCAtcctcaccttctcctcctcctcctcacgtAAACTGCCTTTCACATCTCCTGCTTCTGTTACAGTAACAACACTAGACTGGACTACGGCCCGAGCCACACCAAGACCTTTACATCACACATGGCACAGTGAGTCATTCGAAAATTGAAAATGAGAAGGGAGAAAAACCTGTTAGAGTTGTTACACTATGGAATATTATGATTCAAAGCCGGATTTATAATTCAAACTTGTTCTCATTTACTCCAACCACACACTACATGCTCTATTGAGTAATTTAGTGTCAAGCACAGGTATAACTGAATCCAGGTCTGAAAAAGGCTGGAATGAGAATCTGAGGATGAGCTGCCAAGAGTATGATGAGGTTTGGGTTCAAACTTTTTGAGTACATAGAAAAAAGGTTCATGTTTttgaatatatataaaaatgacTGATTACTGTTTGAAATTAATGTATTTTAATAAttcatttacaattattgattattattttcattttctaaaaatgtatggCATCCCAAAATtgataaaaaatacatatttttgatACCCATGCCCACGGTTTACCAATCGATGCTCCAAGTTTTCTAACCCATGCCCTCCATTTCATAATCCATTAAACTGTCCACAGGTATTAAAACGTGAATTTCCACGTCAACATTTTTCTCTACCAAGTCTGTATGACTAATGTTGTTGGATAACTTTCATAGCAAATCACATTATCAATGCATTATGGCCTTGCTGGTCTATTTTGTTGCTGTTCTATTAACAGGAttagcagctttttttttatttagtcaaCCCAGAAAATGATTTAATTATTACTCACATAATTGAGATACAttcataataaaaaagaaaatacagtgcTATTTTAacataagtgaaaatattttggtAAAGAAACCAGTAAAAGGTGCATTACATTTTTATCCTTACATCCACACCCAAGAGGTTTAGTGCCACTATAACCAATAAAGAAGTTCCTTTCTTTCCAGTGTTTGCACATTATAAGTGTGCCACAATAAAAGAACTGAACGGGGGGGTGAGAGGGTGTTGACGGGAACAGACAAGCTGAATGATGGGAGGCTAGTTTAGAAATGGTGAAGGAAGTTAAGTTGTAAAAAATGTGCCCTCCTGTGCATAGGTGAAGCATATAAAGGCTATTCAGGATTCAAACAGTCCTCCACATCCTCCTGTTCACACACAGGGAGCCTCAGAACGGAAACCCAGCGAAGTGAACTGCAAAGAAAAACTGAATAATTCTGCGGTAAGCATCTTTCAGTCATCTCAGAACGAACATCTTTTTATGTGTGAGGAGGCTACAAAACTGCCTGAACTATCATGAATCCAGAGAGGGTTGATCATATATTGCTGTTCTGGCGTTCAACCATTAAAGGAAGAAATAATAACTCTTAACTATTTTAAGTAGAActgtaattgtgttttattgtcttaTTATGGCAACCATACAGTCTTCTGACACACTTGAAGTAATAAGTGACAGTAAGTAGAAACTGTCCCTAACAGGAATGCCACAGCGATGAGCCTAACCCTATCTAACAGATGGCTTTCTCTTATTTTAGTCTGTCTTTAACGTGTAGTAACAATAAACACTGGTGGAAAGAAACTAACATAATGTAACAATGAGTGAGTTTACTTTCACAGAATATTCTAGATACTGGTTTATATCCTGGTAAAGGCCATTTTCAGTGTGAGGTGCTTATATGCATCTTCTTATCTCTATCCCAAATACCCTTGTAAACATGTTTAAAGTGTTTACATGTTTTAATATCTCACATCCTAGATATGTTATCCCAGCTATTCTAAACAGGATATGGTATATACACTTAATAATTGCAAATAATGTTGGAATATTTCTGAACATGTAAATGAACTCAAGAATGTTCTATCTAAATtaatcaggtttttttttattatgttttacaCAAAGAAAATTTTACACCTAAGAAAATTTTAGCTTACATGGAAGAATAACGACAACGAAGTTCATGTTGAGGAGTTGAGGCGAGAGTTCGGgttgaaatggaaaaacaatgaATATTTCAGGCGACCGGGCAAATAGTCCACCAATGTGCAGCTCTGTTTGAACttttaaagacattttggaGGAGGCATAAAGGATTGTTTCTGTGTGAATTTTCTGAATATTGATCAACACTtgaaattttgacatttttcagcACACACAACTATGAACTTTGGTAGCTAGCCTGTCTGTCCAGTAATATTGTCCTCTAGCTCCTGCAGatgaaggttttttttcctgtattgtgagtttgttttgcaaaacataGGATGTAGGGATGCAGGTGTTGGGCCTGCTGGATTGTAGAGAGACATGGATGATCAGTAACCTGACAAGTTAGTCTTCCAAAGACCGAGCAGGAGATTAACAAGCTACAGTAACAACCAGAGCAAAGTTTTGTTtgccaaaacagcaaaaaaggAACCCAGGTCGATGAAAACAACTTAAAATATTCTTACAAGCAGCTAGAAGTTCAATCAAGTCAATGTCTTGATTTCAAAATGTTTGCGATTTTATTCTTCATTAGAGTAAAGCAGTTGGTGTAACGCTAAGTGTAATCTCATACTATGCTAATCACCAGAGATGCAAGGTTCACCTGGATCTATCGCTGCAGGAGTTTGGCTGTTAGGTCCAGAACCATAGCCACATATTATGTTCTGTTGAAAAGTATTGAAGTTGTGAGATATTAATGCAAATTTAGATTAAAGGAATTTGGAGCCAGACAATTTTATATAAAATGGATTCTCTTTCTGATGATCTTTATCTTCTCTGCAGGCTGACTTAAGGACACGCAAAATGAAGATGATGTTGAAAGCTCCTCTTATCCATTTTCTGCTCTATTGTGTAATCCAGACATTAGGTGAGACTCTTCTGTCCACTTCAGGTTATCCATTACTCTCAAAGTCTGACATCTTACCTGACAGCTTTCACATCctaacattcttttttttttttaccacttttAACCAATCCAAGCTTTCACTAGTTTAGTCAACCCTCCCttaaattttcatttttcttctccttccaaGGCATGGAGATCCAGTCTGACCCGGCACTTAACATGGAGGGATTTGTCCAGACAGAGCTGGAGCAGACTGTGTCCCTGCTCTGCCTGGCTGGAGGCGGCTCCGGGCCTCAGGCTGAGGACGAGCTGGTCTGGCTGAGGAACGGGGCTCTGGTCCAACTGAAGGAAGGCAACAAGAAGGGCCGCAGCAGCGTGTGTGTTTCCCCTGTCACCCGTGAAGACAACGATGCCACTTTCACCTGCCAGCTGAAGGGAAATGCCAGTGCAAACGCCTCAGCCACCCTGAATGTCACCTGTGAGtcaaagaggagagaaataagTGTCAGATTTATTGTAATGTATCGTCCTCTTATAAGTGTTGTCATCATTTTGGCGCTTTCTGGTTCTGTCCGGATCCATTATTTTTTCGCCTATGGAGAAGGCGAACGGGGGTTTTGGTTTGCCAGttgttctgttcttaaaatagattaaataatgtaagtagaaatGACATGTGATGaagtttttacatattttaacaggttactgaatttaaaaaacaacatttagctAACAACAGTAGTGCAGATATTGGGTTATCCTCGCttcacaaagccacaaaatgcTGGAGTGCTAAGCTAAGTATGGCTAGCGatttttgtattctttttcATTGCAAAAATGATAACATTAGGTGTAGTTAAACGCAATCATTTTTGCACCCCTATTCATTTTGTTAGACTGAAAGGGGTCAGGATcaggaatcccttatttgggccgAAAAATTATACTTGAGAGGAAAATTACGTAGTTATTTTTATCCACTCTGATAAAAATCGCTCATTTCACCACACAGAACAACTTAGCAGCCCTAATATTTACCCTGATTTTTCCTCTCCAGATGCCCCGATGCTCTCTGGAGTGGAGAAGGTGGCAgtagaagaagaggcagagctcgtgctgcagtgtgatgtcCGGGCCAATCCACCTGTTTCTGTGTCGTGGCAACAAGAGGGAAGTCTGCTGGATCTGTCGACGGGCGGCTTCATGCTGTCCAGCGATGGCTTTACAACCCAGCTAACAGTCAACAGGGTGGACAGGAGTTTGCACCAGGGCGCATATGAGTGCGTAATAGTGTCTTCCATCTATGGACCAAGGAGCAAGATCTTCCAGGTCACTGTCAACGGTCAGTGCACGTaaccaagtcagtctcaagtcttgaggcacaagtctcaagtcaagtcccaaatctaaatgtagattaccaagtcaagtccatgtcattaatgtcaagtctcaagtctaaatgtagaacaccaagtcaagtcagaataaatcaagagtccagtatcaatttaatatcttttaaggaaacagaattttagaaaacagaatttaaattcagttatCTGGTGGAATAAATCTCATAGCCTTCAATCTAACCAATTTACACACCACAACacttgtcaagact
Proteins encoded:
- the tmigd1 gene encoding transmembrane and immunoglobulin domain-containing protein 1, encoding MEIQSDPALNMEGFVQTELEQTVSLLCLAGGGSGPQAEDELVWLRNGALVQLKEGNKKGRSSVCVSPVTREDNDATFTCQLKGNASANASATLNVTYAPMLSGVEKVAVEEEAELVLQCDVRANPPVSVSWQQEGSLLDLSTGGFMLSSDGFTTQLTVNRVDRSLHQGAYECVIVSSIYGPRSKIFQVTVNDKTMKFPLMPMVAGLVVVVCTTLLAIVSRWKKIAKCCSK